A single window of Psychromonas ingrahamii 37 DNA harbors:
- a CDS encoding phospholipase D-like domain-containing protein gives MQNNFFEYLTLNSVFIVTEIIIVFTMLHMLYQRRSPTSIISWLLLMIILPYFSLVLYFLIGVRKRPVRKKKSSLHVKSTSESNGKINSIDGIIRANGLAGASEHNSFEFISDSVNAYNTLINEIKNAKKSISFSTYILKQDKVTKTIIDALIEKESSGVHVRLLLDSLGSYQLYFFQGPLLKLRRAGCEVHFFMPLLRLPYQNSINLRNHRKIYLFDETTLLTGGMNLSKKYMGPAKKQDQCEDILFKTQGDAAYQYAQIFEADWAYASDSPQRQATRPLQKVCGDAYIQVVPSGPDIKGDALFEALISAIHSAKERIWIVTPYFLPDETLMHALKIAKHNGVDIKLITPKQSDHLVADLGRSSYMRELQEEGINLVLYNGKMLHAKAILFDQDAVMIGSVNIDNRSLLLNYEVVSFAYSKAIISEIEKWMQGFITNADTQMKEASRLRCIAENFMRILAPQL, from the coding sequence ATGCAGAACAACTTTTTTGAGTATTTAACACTCAACAGTGTTTTTATCGTAACCGAAATTATTATCGTGTTTACTATGCTGCACATGCTCTACCAAAGACGTTCTCCGACGAGTATCATCTCCTGGCTTCTACTGATGATCATTCTCCCCTATTTCTCTCTTGTACTTTATTTTCTGATAGGTGTTCGCAAACGTCCGGTTAGAAAGAAAAAATCATCTCTGCATGTCAAAAGTACCAGCGAAAGTAACGGAAAAATTAACAGCATAGACGGTATTATACGCGCTAACGGTCTTGCCGGAGCAAGTGAGCATAACAGTTTTGAGTTTATCAGTGACAGCGTCAACGCCTACAACACGTTAATAAATGAAATCAAAAATGCGAAAAAGAGCATCAGTTTCAGTACCTATATCCTAAAACAAGACAAGGTCACTAAAACAATCATTGATGCCCTGATAGAGAAAGAGTCAAGCGGTGTTCATGTGCGACTGCTACTCGATTCACTCGGTTCCTATCAACTCTACTTTTTTCAGGGCCCACTGCTAAAACTCAGAAGAGCGGGATGCGAAGTCCACTTTTTTATGCCGCTACTTCGTCTGCCCTATCAAAACTCCATTAATCTGCGCAACCATCGTAAAATCTATCTCTTTGACGAGACCACCTTGCTTACCGGAGGAATGAATCTATCAAAGAAGTATATGGGGCCCGCAAAAAAACAGGATCAGTGCGAAGATATTCTGTTCAAAACTCAAGGGGATGCAGCCTATCAGTATGCCCAGATCTTTGAAGCTGACTGGGCCTATGCTTCCGACTCTCCCCAGCGACAAGCGACTCGGCCCTTACAAAAAGTCTGTGGCGATGCTTATATCCAAGTTGTGCCCTCTGGGCCCGATATCAAAGGTGATGCCCTTTTTGAAGCACTGATCAGTGCAATTCACTCGGCTAAAGAGCGCATCTGGATAGTCACCCCCTACTTTCTGCCCGATGAGACCTTAATGCATGCGCTAAAGATTGCCAAACACAATGGCGTCGATATCAAACTTATCACACCTAAGCAGTCCGATCATTTAGTCGCCGACCTTGGCCGCAGTTCCTACATGCGAGAACTGCAGGAAGAAGGAATCAATCTGGTCTTATATAATGGTAAGATGCTGCATGCCAAAGCCATTCTGTTTGACCAGGATGCCGTTATGATAGGCTCAGTCAATATTGACAACCGCTCCCTGCTGCTTAATTACGAAGTTGTCAGCTTTGCCTATTCTAAAGCTATTATCTCCGAGATAGAAAAATGGATGCAGGGTTTTATCACCAATGCTGACACGCAAATGAAAGAAGCCTCCAGGCTCCGTTGTATTGCAGAAAATTTTATGCGTATCTTAGCCCCTCAACTCTAG
- a CDS encoding endonuclease/exonuclease/phosphatase family protein, giving the protein MYKAPTNCCINAHERSTDPKGSLIFTPRIFPQRLAHQQHNLSDTFSLIVWNIHKENLHPQFIENFETLIQEYPCDFLLFQEVKFPKKIASVLDAFSYAMASNIETSQHIYGVLTATKIAFTTISSHLTHQREVGLITHKSMLITHHKLPDGRTLHIVNIHGINFVSIKGFIKELEKIKAVLHSCSGPIIVAGDFNNWTKKRIMALETFQHALGLEKADIQEGHHVKHIFAKPLDHIFYRELKLLQAEAIDTKKISDHNPIYATFSVIRDSGKVAEAAEV; this is encoded by the coding sequence TTGTATAAAGCACCCACAAATTGCTGTATAAATGCACACGAAAGGTCAACAGACCCTAAGGGATCACTTATTTTTACACCACGTATTTTCCCGCAAAGACTTGCCCATCAGCAGCACAACCTGTCGGACACGTTTTCCCTTATTGTATGGAATATCCATAAAGAGAACCTGCACCCGCAGTTTATAGAGAACTTTGAAACCCTGATCCAAGAGTACCCCTGTGACTTCCTGCTTTTCCAGGAGGTCAAATTCCCAAAAAAGATTGCCTCTGTATTGGATGCTTTTTCCTATGCGATGGCCAGCAATATAGAGACTTCTCAACATATCTACGGCGTTTTAACTGCGACCAAAATTGCCTTTACCACCATCAGTTCACACCTTACCCATCAGCGGGAAGTCGGTCTTATTACCCATAAAAGTATGCTTATCACGCATCACAAACTGCCCGATGGCCGCACTCTGCATATAGTCAATATTCATGGCATCAATTTTGTCTCCATAAAAGGATTTATAAAAGAGCTGGAGAAGATTAAAGCAGTACTGCACAGCTGTAGCGGCCCGATAATAGTTGCAGGGGATTTTAATAATTGGACAAAAAAACGGATAATGGCACTGGAGACTTTTCAGCACGCACTCGGATTGGAAAAAGCAGACATTCAGGAAGGCCATCATGTCAAACATATATTTGCAAAACCACTCGATCATATCTTCTACAGAGAATTGAAATTACTCCAAGCTGAAGCTATCGATACAAAGAAAATCTCAGACCACAACCCTATCTATGCGACTTTCAGCGTAATTCGTGATTCAGGAAAAGTGGCTGAAGCTGCTGAAGTGTGA
- a CDS encoding M14 family zinc carboxypeptidase, whose protein sequence is MKKQYVSYQETIDFLNTAATLYPDLIKVQSIGETWEKRPIMMATISMDVANADTKPALLYTGTIHAREWIGIELANNFIKYIIDNYQFNPKLQQALTLNTLYIVPCLNPDGFEFSRTHFSFWRKNRRDNGDSTFGVDLNRNFGVRFKTRSDTSSNTYSGPSGFSEPETCAIRDFVETHKNITIALDYHSQGNVFFPAHKFNHEAEIDTTDLNTLCANMAFEIEKVTGRKYGIHRGKPPTNLINGSAREYYYNRGILSTVVEVGTKNIPDYMENMSESINENIPALVHAFGSAINYSHLAPKRVDNFNLTELTENSISLAWEYSDNDPVYFEIYRSISHKSPCSDDNLVGITKSLFFTDVQLKSGRHYFYKIRAVDQKTKIKGPYAPELKLNTLLARDRYSKTLFPASQDIGYVGQYTPEKNQEHFGLNSLFIGVNKSRGICYGVIAFSLDRLPDDASIKEASFSLYPMNRVSAKIEGYGEWGISFLEASSVPNIRDYNDIANATVIHSGQTIESDHVTQGVWCVWHLNGKERDILQEQLKMGTVLMRIDGPTVLPKGNDSQIMQFDIGYGRFGSGIHYRPNLHITYSRQPETVEVYPTAVNTISEHGIVSGSLQSGYDENGHKIYAQLAFSLHSMPDPEKTVITDAYLELENTNALSDKKDIRFTVELAEFEDVNVESIKQRKSIQYIGYEVGYEQLRYKTQHFFNFDTLSRTELERFHLENKQAYFIIRATSALKNGQGELIKWLNDPVHEKQAKLVIQYIERAKVALQPPGDIKTSIENSKTKITWENPKSKDFLGSFVVRNCFHPPRTPFDGVKIYAGQDTYTYDSFGNPNIPKYYSIFSYDDVPNYSIPACIHFSVEETIPVIEIDPEEVEMQGDEEMQSSADNN, encoded by the coding sequence ATGAAAAAACAATATGTTTCGTATCAAGAGACCATTGATTTCCTGAATACGGCTGCCACTTTGTATCCTGATTTAATTAAGGTACAGAGTATTGGTGAAACGTGGGAAAAGCGGCCAATTATGATGGCGACGATTAGTATGGATGTTGCCAATGCGGACACTAAACCCGCTTTATTATACACTGGCACTATTCATGCGAGAGAGTGGATAGGTATTGAATTAGCGAATAATTTTATTAAGTATATTATTGATAATTATCAATTCAATCCTAAGTTGCAACAAGCATTAACGCTTAACACGCTTTATATTGTTCCTTGTTTAAACCCCGATGGATTTGAGTTCTCTCGGACTCATTTTTCATTTTGGCGAAAAAATCGCCGTGATAATGGTGATAGTACCTTCGGTGTAGATTTAAACCGTAACTTTGGCGTGCGATTTAAAACCCGATCCGATACCAGCTCAAATACTTACAGTGGCCCATCCGGCTTTTCAGAGCCGGAAACCTGTGCGATTCGTGATTTTGTTGAAACCCATAAAAATATTACCATCGCACTTGATTACCATTCGCAAGGTAATGTTTTCTTCCCGGCTCATAAATTTAATCATGAAGCTGAAATAGATACCACCGATCTCAATACGCTCTGCGCCAATATGGCCTTTGAAATAGAAAAAGTGACCGGTAGAAAATACGGGATTCATCGCGGAAAACCACCAACAAATTTAATTAATGGCAGTGCTCGAGAGTATTATTATAATCGCGGCATACTTTCTACCGTTGTAGAGGTAGGTACAAAAAATATTCCTGACTATATGGAAAATATGTCGGAAAGTATCAATGAAAATATTCCTGCATTAGTGCACGCTTTTGGCTCCGCTATTAACTACTCTCATTTAGCGCCTAAACGAGTCGATAATTTTAATCTCACTGAGTTAACTGAAAATAGTATTTCGTTAGCATGGGAATATTCTGATAACGATCCTGTCTATTTTGAAATTTATCGCAGTATCAGTCATAAAAGTCCATGTAGCGACGATAACCTTGTGGGTATTACTAAATCATTATTTTTTACGGATGTGCAGTTAAAAAGTGGTCGGCACTACTTTTATAAAATTCGAGCGGTTGATCAAAAAACTAAAATTAAAGGCCCTTATGCGCCTGAGCTTAAATTAAATACCTTATTAGCGCGTGACCGATATAGCAAAACCTTATTCCCTGCCAGTCAAGATATTGGTTATGTGGGGCAATATACCCCAGAAAAAAATCAGGAACATTTTGGTTTAAATTCTTTATTTATTGGGGTGAATAAGTCTCGTGGTATTTGTTACGGTGTCATCGCTTTTTCTCTCGACCGCCTACCTGATGATGCCTCTATTAAAGAAGCCAGTTTTTCACTCTATCCGATGAACAGGGTGAGTGCAAAAATTGAAGGCTATGGTGAATGGGGGATTTCATTTTTAGAGGCGAGCTCTGTCCCTAATATTCGTGACTATAACGATATTGCGAATGCGACCGTTATTCACTCGGGGCAAACCATTGAATCAGATCATGTTACTCAAGGTGTCTGGTGTGTTTGGCATTTAAACGGTAAAGAGCGTGATATTCTGCAAGAACAATTAAAAATGGGGACAGTGCTTATGCGTATTGATGGCCCTACTGTATTACCTAAAGGTAACGATTCTCAAATCATGCAATTTGACATCGGGTATGGTCGCTTTGGCTCTGGTATTCATTATCGGCCTAATTTGCACATCACCTATAGCCGTCAACCTGAAACCGTTGAAGTATATCCTACTGCTGTTAATACTATCTCTGAACATGGCATTGTATCTGGAAGTTTACAATCGGGTTATGATGAAAATGGGCATAAAATTTACGCTCAGTTAGCCTTTTCCTTGCATTCTATGCCTGATCCAGAAAAAACAGTGATCACCGATGCCTATCTAGAGCTTGAAAACACTAACGCCCTCAGTGATAAAAAAGACATTCGTTTTACTGTCGAACTTGCTGAATTTGAAGATGTTAATGTTGAAAGTATTAAGCAGCGTAAAAGTATTCAGTATATTGGATATGAAGTGGGTTATGAGCAATTACGTTATAAAACACAACATTTTTTTAATTTTGATACTTTGAGCAGAACAGAACTAGAAAGGTTTCATTTAGAAAATAAGCAAGCCTATTTCATTATTCGTGCAACCTCCGCATTGAAAAATGGGCAGGGAGAATTGATTAAATGGCTTAATGATCCCGTTCATGAAAAACAGGCTAAATTAGTTATTCAATATATTGAACGCGCTAAGGTTGCCTTACAGCCTCCAGGCGATATAAAGACATCAATAGAAAATAGTAAAACTAAAATCACCTGGGAAAACCCTAAAAGCAAAGACTTCTTGGGTTCTTTTGTGGTTAGAAATTGTTTTCATCCACCGCGTACGCCTTTTGATGGTGTTAAAATTTATGCGGGTCAAGATACCTATACCTATGATAGTTTTGGTAACCCTAATATACCGAAATATTATTCTATATTCTCATATGATGATGTGCCGAATTATTCAATTCCAGCTTGTATTCACTTCAGTGTTGAAGAAACTATTCCGGTGATTGAAATTGATCCTGAGGAGGTTGAAATGCAAGGAGATGAAGAGATGCAGAGTTCGGCTGATAATAATTAA